In one Nicotiana sylvestris chromosome 8, ASM39365v2, whole genome shotgun sequence genomic region, the following are encoded:
- the LOC104216258 gene encoding uncharacterized protein gives MKLQNQTVCVSANIFLSVAKQLNRVLLQSPQESQWINQWNFHMKNLLTKATTSVCLLCRVKRRECQIYLDEIVNCLCTCVEILGAPNYKEWQTNDPTRSIRGIGFFSPIC, from the exons ATGAAACTGCAAAATCAAACCGTTTGTGTTTCTgctaatatctttttaagtgtgGCAAAACAGCTCAACAG GGTACTTCTCCAGAGCCCCCAAGAATCGCAGTGGATAAATCAGTGGAATTTTCATATGAAGAACTTGCTAACGAAAGCAACAACTTCAGTCTGTTTACTATGCAGAGTTAAGAGGCGAG AATGTCAAATCTACCTAGATGAAATTGTTAACTGCTTGTGCACCTGTGTAGAAATTCTTGGAGCACCAAATTACAAAG AATGGCAAACAAACGATCCAACAAGAAGCATTAGGGGCATTGGCTTCTTTAGCCCAATCTGCTAA